CCTCCTGCCGACAAATTGGCCCCGCCGGGTGATGTCGCCAAGAACCTCGTCAACGCGCCAAACCAGAACCAGTCGCAGCAAGTCACCTTCTCGCCGTTGATTCAGGTCACCTGCCCGGCACCGGATACTGCCGAACAGATTCGTACGATCATCGGCCAGCAACTCAGCGGGCAATTCCACGGTCAGTTCCTGCCGCTGTTGACCAACAACGCCCTCGCCACCCGCCGCGATGCAGCCCTCACCGATGGAGTCGCCTGATGAAACAACAAATGGCATTGGGCAGTTTCATCTTCGGCCTCTCACGAAGTTTTGCGTACCACCAGTTGTTGCGCAAAACCGATGGCGGCTGGATGGAATTGCCGATCCTCACCAGCAAGCCCAAATCCAGTCAAACCGGACAGAAAACGGAAACCCTGACCATCACCGGCAAATCGATGTACGCCGTCGCCATGGATCGGCTCGATGAATTGCGTGCCTTGCAGGCGCTGCGTATTCCGCTGCCGCTGATTGACGGCATCGGTCGCAATTGGGGGCTGTGGCGAATCAGCAACGTTCAGGAAACCCAGACCCAGATCATCGATGACGGCACGGCGATGGTGGTCGATTGGGTCATCGAATTGGCGGAGTTCAACAATGCGTAAGGTACGAAGCGTGGCTGGTGATTCGGTGAATCTGCTGCTCTACCGCGAAACCGGGCGCAGCGATGACGCCGCCGAAGAAGCGCTGTGGAAACTTAACCCGACCCTGGCCGAGCACGGCGCGGTTCTGCCCGCAGGCATCTGGGTGGTGCTTCCCGAATTTGACGCGCAACCCGCCGCGATCAAAACGCTCACGGCCTGGGATTAAGGAGGTTGTATGGCACTGGGTTTTACCCCGCTCGTGCAGATTTATGGCGCAAACGCGGATCTGCTCAACAAGCGTCTGATCAGTTGGGAGCACATCGATGCCGCTGGTATCGAGTCGGATCAACTGACCCTGACCATTGATCTGGAAGGCCTCGAAGGGCTGCCAAATCTCGGCGGAAAAATTGGCCTGTTGGTGGGTTACCAGGAAATGGACGAGATGGTCGACAAGGGGCAGTTCAAAGTCACTCGCCTGACGCCGACGCTGTTTCCGTTTCGCCTGACTTTGGTGGCCACGGCAGCGCCATTCAGCAAGGATGACGAAACCGGCTTCAAGCAGCGCCGGACCGCCAGTCACGGGCCCACGACGCTCGGTCAATTGTTTAGCAAACTGGTGTCGGCGCACGGCTTTTCGTCGCGTGTCGCAGCGGACGTGTCGTTGATCAAGATTGCCCACGTCGACCAGTCCAATGAAACCGACATGGGCTTTCTGACGCGGCTGGCCAGGAAATACAACCTGGTCGCCAAACCCTATGGCGATGCGTATGTGCTGGCCCGGCCCGGTCAGATCAAATCAATCTCGGGCCAGAAACTGACGGATGTAACGTTGTCGGTCACCCACGATAATCGTCCCGGGGATCACGCCTTTATCAGCGCCACCCTGGAAGAAGGCGCCCGCGAACAGACCCAAGGCTGCAAGACCTGTTTCTGGGATGCGGCGGCGGCTGTGGTGCGCTGGATTGAAACCGGCGTGGCACCGCACAAGGTCATCCGCCAGCAGCAGCCCAACGAAGCCGACGCCATCGCGGTCGGCGAGGGCGAAGTGCGCAAGATGTTGCGCAAGAAATTCAAGGTGAAAATCACCTGTCCGGGTAATCCGCTACTGACCGCCGAAGGATTGTTGTTGCTCGACGACACCTGGCCGGACTTCATGCGTGGGCGCTGGTCGATCGAAAAAGTCACTGCCAATGGCAATCGCGAAAACAGTTATCGCTGCGTGATTGATGCCGCCTGCCTCGATCCCAAGGCCGAAGGCAAAGATTGATTCAGCTATTTCTTGCGAAGCGCGCACGCGACTTTGGTCACTTCAGCAGGGTTTTCACAGCGCCCGAGAGGATGGCCCCTCACAGTCTTTTGAAAATCCTGGAAAGAAATGGCTGGCCCGCATCAATCGTCAGCCGTGCTTCAATCGGAGCGTATCCAGGGAGGATCAAGCATCATGCAAATAACTGAAAACAACCTTATCGACATCATGCCCAACGCCCGCTCCCAAGCGGGCGTTTTTGTTTCTGCGCTCAACGCCGCCATGACTCGGCGCCGCATCGACACGCCCAAACGCATGGCTGCGTTTCTGGCGCAAATTGGCCATGAATCCGGCCAACTGCGCTATGTGCGGGAACTGGGGAACAACCAATATCTGAGCAAATACGACACCGGTACGCTGGCCTTGCGTCTGGGCAACACTCCGGAGGCTGACGGCGACGGGCAAAGGTACCGCGGACGTGGACTGATACAAATCACTGGCCGTAGCAATTATCGCCAATGCAGCGTTGGCCTGTTTGGTGACGAACGCCTGTTGACCTTGCCCGAACTGCTCGAACAACCGCAATGGGCGGCGGAGTCCGCTGCGTGGTTCTGGGAGCAGAACGGCTTGAATGAACTGGCCGACCGTGATCAGTTCAACACCATCACCCGTCGCATCAACGGCGGGTTGAACGGTTTACAGGATCGTCTGGAAATCTGGGCGCGGGCGAGGGCGGTGCTATGCCAATCCCCTGGCGCGTGATCGGAATCTCGTTGTTGGCGCTGGGGGCGTTTGCCGCGGCCTGGCAGTTTCAGGGCTGGCGCTACGGGCAACAATTGGCCGAGCAGGCGCGGTTCAACGCCGAAACGCTCAATCAACTGACTCTCTCCGCTGCCACCGCGCAACGGGTTGAACAGGATAAACGTCTGGCGCTGGCGCAACGGCTCGCGACCAGTGAACAAAGCCATTACCGAGCATTGAGCGATGCCCAACGTGATCAGGATCGCCTGCGCGATCGCCTTGCCACTGCTGATGTGCGCCTGTCAGTCCTTCTCGACACCAGCGAGATTGCCCCAGGCTGCAACGTGCCACCCGCCGCCGGCGCCGGCCGCGTGGATCCTGCAACCGTACGCGCCCGACTTGACCCGGCGCATGCTCAACGAATTATCGCCATCACCGCCGCCGGCGATCGTGGATTGATCGCTTTGCAGGCCTGTCAGGCGTATGTCAGAGCGCTCGCGCCCCAACATTTTGAATGAGTCGGTGTATTGAAAGCGCGACCGGCTCGTGTACGGTGGAGGCATTCCACATGCTTCGGAGCTCGCCGTGAAAGAGACCACCCAACTGGCCGCTGATTTGGGCCGACGTCTGCAAGTGCTCAATGCCCACGTGACCACCGCCGAGTCTTGCACCGGCGGCGGGATTGCCGAAGCGATCACGCGAATTCCGGGCAGTTCGGCCTGGTTCGAGGCGGGCTACGTGACGTACTCCAATCGGCAGAAAACCCGACAGTTGAATGTGCCGGGCGATCTGTTCGAGACGGTGGGGGCGGTCAGTCGCGAGGTGGTCGAGGCGATGGTCCGCGGTGCGCAGCAGCAAAGCCTGGCGCATTTTGCCGTGGCGGTCAGCGGCGTCGCCGGGCCTGACGGTGGCACGCCGAACAAACCGGTGGGTACGGTGTGGCTGGCCTGGGCCGTGGGCGATGCTGTTTACAGCGAGGTTCAGCACTTCCCGGGTAACCGCGATGAGGTTCGCCGACAAACGGTGAAGGCCGCGCTAGAGGGGCTTGCGCGACTAGCGGCACGAGAAATCGAAAATCAGGGGTAGGCGATCTTCGAGCGCTGTGGAATAATACTGTCTACTTATACAGGTGTTGGCCGTCAGGCCTTATTGATTACGTGAGGACTTTAATGGACGACAACAAGAAGAAAGCCTTGGCTGCGGCCCTGGGTCAGATCGAACGTCAATTCGGCAAGGGTGCCGTAATGCGTATGGGCGATCAGGATCGTCAGGCGATCCCGGCCATTTCCACTGGCTCTCTGGGTCTGGACATCGCACTCGGCATCGGCGGTCTGCCAAAAGGCCGTATTGTTGAAATCTACGGTCCTGAATCCTCCGGTAAAACCACACTGACCTTGTCCGTGATCGCTCAGGCGCAAAAAGCCGGTGCGACCTGCGCATTCGTCGACGCCGAGCACGCCCTCGATCCAGAATACGCCGGCAAGCTGGGCGTCAACGTCGATGACCTGCTGGTGTCCCAGCCGGACACCGGTGAACAGGCTCTGGAAATCACCGACATGCTGGTGCGCTCCAACGCCGTTGACGTAATCATCGTCGACTCCGTGGCAGCACTGGTTCCGAAGGCTGAAATCGAAGGCGAAATGGGTGACATGCACGTGGGCCTGCAAGCCCGTCTGATGTCCCAGGCGCTGCGCAAGATCACCGGTAACATCAAGAACGCGAACTGCCTGGTGATCTTCATCAACCAGATCCGTATGAAGATCGGCGTGATGTTCGGTAGCCCGGAAACCACCACCGGTGGTAACGCGCTGAAGTTCTACGCTTCGGTTCGTCTCGACATCCGCCGTACCGGCGCGGTGAAGGAAGGCGACGAAGTTGTCGGCAGCGAAACCCGCGTCAAGGTTGTGAAGAACAAAGTGGCTTCGCCGTTCCGTCAGGCCGAGTTCCAGATTCTTTACGGCAAAGGCATTTACCTCAATGGCGAGATGATCGACCTGGGTGTGTTGCACGGTTTCGTCGAGAAGTCCGGCGCCTGGTATGCCTATGAAGGCACCAAAATCGGTCAGGGCAAGGCCAACTCGGCCAAGTTCCTGGCAGATAACCCGGAAATCGCCGCGAAGCTCGAGAAGCAACTGCGTGACAAGCTGTTGACACCAGCAGTGATCGACTCCAAGGCTTCTGCAGTCAAAGAGACCGAAGACGATCTGGCCGACGCTGATATCTGATTGCAGCGATGACCACCGCCGTACTCGATACCCTCGTCGCTGTGCGGCGAACCGCGATGGACCTGCTCGCGCGCCGCGAGCATGGTCGAGTCGAGCTGACGCGTAAATTGCGTCAGCGCGGCGCTGAGGCAGAGATGATCGAAACAGCTCTCGACCGTTTGACGGAAGAGGGCCTGCTTTCCGAAGCCCGCTACCTTGAAAGCTTTGTTTCCTATCGTGCGCGTTCCGGTTACGGCCCGTTGCGGATTCGTGAAGAGCTCAGCCAGCGCGGTTTGCAACGCCCCGATATCGAACTTGCCTTGCGCGAAAGCGGTATCAATTGGCAGGAGCAGCTTCGCGAAACCTGGCAACGAAAATTTGCCGGACATTTGCCGATAGATGCCAAGGAACGGGCCAAGCAAGGTCGATTCCTCGCTTATCGAGGGTTCTCGATGGAGATGATCAACCGCTTGTTCAGCGGCAGAGGGGTGGATGATTAAAATAACGGCCCGCTATGAAAATAGCGGGCCGTTTTTTTTGCATTCAAATCATCTTTGACGGTTCGCGAGAACGCTGGATTGCTTGCTGCGGCGGCGAGTCGGCCCAGTTTTGCGGCAGGTTGATGTAATCGATCAACTCTCTCAAGCGTCCGTGAGTGCGGGCGTTGAAGGCGAAGGCAAGTCGCGCCAGATGGCTGTATTGCGCTTCGTCGTGTTCCTCGCCGCTGTAGGCGTGTTGATGAAAGCGGTCACTCAGGCACAAGTCGGCGAACGCTTCCTGCATCTGTTCCAGTGCTTGATCGCTGAGCTTGTGATTCATGCGGATCACGAACTGCCGCTTGAGCCAGCGGCTGGAGTGAAAGTTGCTGTAGAACTCGACCCAATGAGGCTAAACCCAATGGATACAGGGGTTTCAGCCGATGAGCGTCCTCAAGAGTCCCCAAAATGGGACAAACCTGTTACAAACCGCCCTTGCCAAGCCGTACCACTATCGTCGGTCTGGCCGCTATTACCTTCGCCTTCGCCCGCAAGGCGCCACTCAAGGCTTCTTTACGTTATCGCTTAGGACCACCGATAAGGCCACCGCAATGCAAATCTCGAAGGACATCCTCAAGACCCTCTCTCTTTTCCACTTGGATAACCCAAAGGCCTCCTGGAGGGAGCTTAAAGAGCGCCTGATTACCATCGCTGAGGAGTGCCTTACGATGGCCCACGGAGACGACTCCTTGGTGGCCTATGAGATGATCTATGACGAGCTTCGGTTGTCCTTACGTGAGGCCTCGGCTAAAGAACCGTTGACCGTTGACCAACAAAGGGCTGCCGGTAAGTACGTGGAGGTCCTTGAGGCTGCTCAGGAGCGTTTGAAGGGCAGACCTCAGAAGCTGGTAGAGATCATAAGAGAGCTGAAGGGTGAGTCTTGTGGCACGTCAATGGCCCCATATCTGCCCCTATCTGTATTGCCGTCCACACCAGTGGCGCTCAGCACACCGATGACCTTCAAGACCCTCTCGGGGCTCTACATGGACGAGCGCAAAGACAGCATTCAGGCCAGCACCATGAGGGACGTGAAGTCCTCGTGTGAGGCTATCGGTTCGATCCTTGGGGACCTGAACTTGAGGACCCACACAAGGGAGGACATGAGGAATCTGAGGGATAAACTCTTGGAGGACCGCAAAGCTTCGACGGTGAAGAAGCTGCTCACCAGATTCTCGACTGTAATGGACTGGGCTGTGAACAATGGCTATCTCGAAAAGAGCCTTGATAAGGGCTTGAAGCCAACTAAGGGAGCCGATAGCTCTCGTGAGCCGTTCTCTCGGGATCAGGTGAAAGCCCTGATGGATCACGCGAAGACCCTTCCAGTAGACGCATGGCAGCGCTGGGCGTTGTCCCTTGGGGTCATCACTGGGGCTCGCATCGAGGAAATCAGGCAGTTGACCAAGGCGGACATCAAGGAGGTCCCAGGTGTCAGTGGTGCGAACCGCACTTGGGTCATCGACATAAACAGGAACGATGGGAAGTCAGTTAAGACCAATAGCTCAGTGAGGGTCATTCCGTTGACCGATGGGGCCTATGGGTTTGATCTTCAAGCGTTCCTTGAGTTTGTCGCAAAGGCCGACTCTCGGTTGTTCACGTTGGGCGCTGGGCAGTTCTCCGGGGTGCTCAATGGGACCCTTAGGGAAGTCCTGGGCCTCAAGACTGATAGAACACAAACCTTCCACTCACTGCGTCACTCTCTCGCGGGAGCCTTGAAGGCCGCTGAGGTCCCTGTGGGCACCGCCGAGTCGATCTTGGGGCATTCCTCGGGGTCGATCAGTTACGACCTTTATGGGGCCGGGAGTGCCGTAGAGGTGGGGCGGATGGCTGAGGCATTGAGGGCAGCCTTCAAGATGGAGGCCGCACAATGAGCAAAGTGACCATCACTAACAATCCACTGGTCGCGCTTCGCTTGGGTCTACCTTTCCGGCTATGCCGTCTGCCTGACAAAGGGCCTCAATTCGGCCACGGTGTTTATATACCGCCAGGGCACCTACAGCGATTCATGACAATGCACGCTATGTCTCTAATTGAGGACTTGGAGGCCTTGGCGATACGCGATGAGATGATGCAAGAAGAAGTTGATAGGCTTCGGCTCAGTATCGACACTCGACGGGCTACTTGTGGACTTTCTCCAAGGGCACTGGTGGGGCATACCGAGCAATCGGACATAGTGGGGCGCGTGGAGGTCGCACTGTAATGACGATGAAATTCGTTAAGCAGAACTTTATGGGCATCGAACTGGATGTCCTAATTGGGCATCCTGAACATAGACTTCTGTTTATCGCTACGCAGGTCGCTAAGGCTGCTGGGTTGAAGAACCCGGCTGTAGCTATCAACGTGGCACGCCGCAACCACGGTTCTGGCGGGGCTTTGGAGACACTAATACTGCCAGATAGTATTAGTCTCCCGGTGGACTCTAAGGGCGCAGTGAATAAGGCTCGGCGCTATCGGGGTGCGGGGATGCAGCTTCTTGAGGCACTGGTGGCGGAAAACGCCACTTGTGAACTACCACTCGACCAGGGAGGGAAGAAGTACCGCATCACCACCACGCTTTTCACTGAGGCTGAGACCTATCAGATGCTCCTTCGGGGTCACGCCCCAGCCTCTGAACCATTCCGCAAGTGGGTCACTGAGGAGGTTCTCCCTTCGATCCGCAAGACTGGCACCTACAACATCCACGAAAGCGAAACTAAGGAAGCCCAGCAGTTCGCGGGGGAGTTCGCACAGCTCCACTCGGCAATCTCTGAGCTGACCAGTGAGGTCCTCAGTCTCAAGGAGATCATCGCGGGCTTCCAAAAACCCTCACTATAAGGGGAACCCAAGGATGGGACCCCGAGTGTGTGCGTGTGAGGTGAGGCCTGAATTAAAAACCCTCACTATAAGGGGGACAGGAGGATAAGCCCGCTTGGTTAAACCAAGTGGCACCTTCTGCCCACCTACTGCCAGTCCTTTGGGCTGGTCACTGCTGACCCATTGCCTGTGTCTCTGGGTCGCCTTCTTGTCTATCGCCAGTCGCTGCCCCTCGGGGTCATGCCAAGGTGGGCAACGGGAGGACAATCGGGAGCTATGAGCCCGAGCCTAAGGCAGACAGGCGTATCGTGGTGTTCGCTCAATGTGACCTGGTGTTCACTTTGGGCCTTTTCGAGAACTGGGGGCGCTCGAACTGACCACGAGAACAGGGGGGGCTTAAAGAACTTAAAGATTAACTAAGAGGTTCTCTTGGAGATCATTAATTATCTTGTGTAAACAAGTAATTAAATCTTTAGGTTTATCTTTGGGTCTTAGTGATTAACTTTAAGTTTCTCTCTTGGTGTCTTAAGGTTAGGACGGGTCTTGTCAGACCACGAACCTGGGAACTTCGAGGTAGCTCAAAGAGCAAACAAAAGGAGCCTGTATACATGACCAAAAAGATAGTCCCGAGACCTGATGCCTCAGAGGAGCACTTGGCGATTATAGGGTCTCTCCGTGAGGCCATCGACGTGCCCGCTAAGTTGCACCTGCTAATTGACCTGAGGTCTTCCTATAAGCCCCACCGTGAGTGGAGCCGGGAGGAGCAGTACCTCATTGACCACCATAGGTCGCCACTGCTGCCCAAGCTGATAGCGTCCCTTGGAGCTGCTGGTGTCTCACTTCGGGACGCCCTGAGCGTGCCACTGTTATTCAAGATGAACGCGAAGTAATTACACCGGTTGTCCTCACAGCGTTAGCCGCACTAACCAAGGGCACTTAATAGAAATCAAGAATCCATAGAGCAACTTTCAGGGTAGGCGTATCGTCCGTCTTCTCCGTGTCTTGTCGTGCGCTCTACGTGCGGACTGAAAGTTGCTCTATGGGTAGGTCGGAGAAATATACCCAAATGAACATCAACATCACCGCTGTAACTCCCTCTAAGGCCACCGTGAACGGTCAGCCAATGGCCCGAGAGTATGTCGAGACTTTGTTGTTGCCCCTATTGGTGGCAGCACACGGCAAGAACTACTCGGGAATCCTTCAGGTTGCTCAAGTATTTGCCGCTGCTGGTCTGTCCCTGAGTGCATCCCCTGAGGCCGCTCGTAGTTATCGAGAGCATATGGCCGAGAAGGCAGCACTTGAAGCTCGTCAGATTGCTGAGGCTAAGGCCAACGCTGAGCGGTGCCGTGTGCCGACCCCACAGGAAATCGCAGAGAAGAAGGCCGAGCGTGCGCGTCAGGCTCAAGCCATCCGTGAGCGCGGTGAGCGTCTCCGTGCCCAGCTTGGCCGCTGATAGCAACCACACCCATTCATAACCTTTAGGAGTTACAAGCAATGAAGCCTTTTCAATACAAGACCCCTGAGCGGGTCTACACCCAATCCGTGAAGTCCCTCGGGCTTACCCAAGCGACATTCCACAGTTCGGACATTCGGGCCGAAGAGGTGGCTGCAAGCGACCCAGCAGTCTACGCCTTGGCAATGCAGGAAGCCGCCGATGAGCACCTGAATGGCGAAGAGTGGCGGGAGGACATGAACAATGCTTTCCCGTCCGAAGTGCGCCCTTATGGTTCAATCCCAACGTGCCCCCAAGTTGCCCTGATGGCTGATCGGTCAGTGACCTTCGATCCCCGGCAGACCTACGATGGTCGCACAGTGACCAAGGGTGTAGCTCTGGCAGGCTCGCTTGTGTCCATGGAGGCCCCTGAGGTCGGCGTGTTGGTGTCGGCTCGAATCTCTATCCTCGACCACACCGTCCAGTTTGGTTTCACTGAGCGGAGCATGGAGCAGACCGCCAATAAGGTCCTAAATGACCTTGAGCTGACCATGGCTGGTAAGATCGCTGAGAGCCTGGAGAGCCAACCCTCGGTCTCTAAGGTCTACGTTGGGCCACTCACTGGCACACCGGCTGCCCAGGCTGAGGACTTCCTTGACCTCATCGCCACCCACCTGGACACCTACTGGGGCCGTGACATCTCAGAGTTTGGCGTTCTGATTCCCGTGAGTCTTCGCCCTGTTCTTAATCGTGCCGCCCAAAGGGCAGGCTTGGAGGACATCGACGAATTGGTGGGCACTCGTGTGCAGGTCTACAGCGGACCAGATC
This window of the Pseudomonas fluorescens genome carries:
- a CDS encoding phage tail protein gives rise to the protein MKQQMALGSFIFGLSRSFAYHQLLRKTDGGWMELPILTSKPKSSQTGQKTETLTITGKSMYAVAMDRLDELRALQALRIPLPLIDGIGRNWGLWRISNVQETQTQIIDDGTAMVVDWVIELAEFNNA
- a CDS encoding tail protein X, translating into MRKVRSVAGDSVNLLLYRETGRSDDAAEEALWKLNPTLAEHGAVLPAGIWVVLPEFDAQPAAIKTLTAWD
- a CDS encoding phage late control D family protein, encoding MALGFTPLVQIYGANADLLNKRLISWEHIDAAGIESDQLTLTIDLEGLEGLPNLGGKIGLLVGYQEMDEMVDKGQFKVTRLTPTLFPFRLTLVATAAPFSKDDETGFKQRRTASHGPTTLGQLFSKLVSAHGFSSRVAADVSLIKIAHVDQSNETDMGFLTRLARKYNLVAKPYGDAYVLARPGQIKSISGQKLTDVTLSVTHDNRPGDHAFISATLEEGAREQTQGCKTCFWDAAAAVVRWIETGVAPHKVIRQQQPNEADAIAVGEGEVRKMLRKKFKVKITCPGNPLLTAEGLLLLDDTWPDFMRGRWSIEKVTANGNRENSYRCVIDAACLDPKAEGKD
- a CDS encoding glycoside hydrolase family 19 protein codes for the protein MQITENNLIDIMPNARSQAGVFVSALNAAMTRRRIDTPKRMAAFLAQIGHESGQLRYVRELGNNQYLSKYDTGTLALRLGNTPEADGDGQRYRGRGLIQITGRSNYRQCSVGLFGDERLLTLPELLEQPQWAAESAAWFWEQNGLNELADRDQFNTITRRINGGLNGLQDRLEIWARARAVLCQSPGA
- a CDS encoding lysis system i-spanin subunit Rz, translating into MPIPWRVIGISLLALGAFAAAWQFQGWRYGQQLAEQARFNAETLNQLTLSAATAQRVEQDKRLALAQRLATSEQSHYRALSDAQRDQDRLRDRLATADVRLSVLLDTSEIAPGCNVPPAAGAGRVDPATVRARLDPAHAQRIIAITAAGDRGLIALQACQAYVRALAPQHFE
- a CDS encoding CinA family protein, which encodes MKETTQLAADLGRRLQVLNAHVTTAESCTGGGIAEAITRIPGSSAWFEAGYVTYSNRQKTRQLNVPGDLFETVGAVSREVVEAMVRGAQQQSLAHFAVAVSGVAGPDGGTPNKPVGTVWLAWAVGDAVYSEVQHFPGNRDEVRRQTVKAALEGLARLAAREIENQG
- the recA gene encoding recombinase RecA; translation: MDDNKKKALAAALGQIERQFGKGAVMRMGDQDRQAIPAISTGSLGLDIALGIGGLPKGRIVEIYGPESSGKTTLTLSVIAQAQKAGATCAFVDAEHALDPEYAGKLGVNVDDLLVSQPDTGEQALEITDMLVRSNAVDVIIVDSVAALVPKAEIEGEMGDMHVGLQARLMSQALRKITGNIKNANCLVIFINQIRMKIGVMFGSPETTTGGNALKFYASVRLDIRRTGAVKEGDEVVGSETRVKVVKNKVASPFRQAEFQILYGKGIYLNGEMIDLGVLHGFVEKSGAWYAYEGTKIGQGKANSAKFLADNPEIAAKLEKQLRDKLLTPAVIDSKASAVKETEDDLADADI
- the recX gene encoding recombination regulator RecX; amino-acid sequence: MTTAVLDTLVAVRRTAMDLLARREHGRVELTRKLRQRGAEAEMIETALDRLTEEGLLSEARYLESFVSYRARSGYGPLRIREELSQRGLQRPDIELALRESGINWQEQLRETWQRKFAGHLPIDAKERAKQGRFLAYRGFSMEMINRLFSGRGVDD
- a CDS encoding tyrosine-type recombinase/integrase gives rise to the protein MSVLKSPQNGTNLLQTALAKPYHYRRSGRYYLRLRPQGATQGFFTLSLRTTDKATAMQISKDILKTLSLFHLDNPKASWRELKERLITIAEECLTMAHGDDSLVAYEMIYDELRLSLREASAKEPLTVDQQRAAGKYVEVLEAAQERLKGRPQKLVEIIRELKGESCGTSMAPYLPLSVLPSTPVALSTPMTFKTLSGLYMDERKDSIQASTMRDVKSSCEAIGSILGDLNLRTHTREDMRNLRDKLLEDRKASTVKKLLTRFSTVMDWAVNNGYLEKSLDKGLKPTKGADSSREPFSRDQVKALMDHAKTLPVDAWQRWALSLGVITGARIEEIRQLTKADIKEVPGVSGANRTWVIDINRNDGKSVKTNSSVRVIPLTDGAYGFDLQAFLEFVAKADSRLFTLGAGQFSGVLNGTLREVLGLKTDRTQTFHSLRHSLAGALKAAEVPVGTAESILGHSSGSISYDLYGAGSAVEVGRMAEALRAAFKMEAAQ
- a CDS encoding Bro-N domain-containing protein, producing the protein MTMKFVKQNFMGIELDVLIGHPEHRLLFIATQVAKAAGLKNPAVAINVARRNHGSGGALETLILPDSISLPVDSKGAVNKARRYRGAGMQLLEALVAENATCELPLDQGGKKYRITTTLFTEAETYQMLLRGHAPASEPFRKWVTEEVLPSIRKTGTYNIHESETKEAQQFAGEFAQLHSAISELTSEVLSLKEIIAGFQKPSL